Below is a genomic region from Phycobacter azelaicus.
AGCGCCTGCGACAGCGGCCCGCAAGACCCAAGGGATCGCCTCCGGTCGCTCTGCCGGGGCTATCTGCAATTCGGGCTGGATCACCCGGGCATTCTGGCCGTGATCTTTGGAGATGAGGGGCTGGCAAGTCTGGTCCAATTCGGAGGCAAGGAAAAGGCCGACGCCTATCTCACCTTGCGCGATGTGGCTGCGCCCTTTGTTGCCCCCGGGCAGGACCGCCTGGTGGTGGAAACCCAGATCTGGTCTCTGATCCACGGGTTCACCGTTTTGTATCTGGCCGGGGAATTTGGCAGCCCGCCCCCGCCCATCGACGAAGGACCATTCGCGCAGGTAATTGCGCTGCTGGAGGCACTGCAACCCGCAACCGCCCCTTGACCCCGCAGCCATTATTGGCCACTTCAAACGGGCAAGACAGGAAGGACCCCGGCGATGCTGACGGCGATCATCGATTACGAAAGCGGCAATCTCCACTCTGCCGAGAAAGCCTTTCAGCGCATGGCGCAAGAGGTTGACGCGGGAGAGGTCGTGGTGACCTCCGATGCCGATGTGGTGGCTCGCGCCGACCGGCTGGTGCTGCCCGGCGATGGCGCCTTTCCCGCTTGCGCGGCTGAACTGCGCGGACATAAAGGCATCTATGATGCCATGGTCCACGCGGTCGAGGACAAGGGTCGCCCCTTCCTTGGCATCTGCGTCGGGATGCAGCTGATGGCCACTACCGGCCATGAATATGAGGACACACCGGGCCTCGATTGGGTTGGCGGCGATGTGGTGAAAATCACCCCCGAGGATCCGGCACTCAAGGTGCCGCACATGGGCTGGAACGATCTGGTGATCGACCATGACCACCCGGTCTTCGACGGCATTTCATCGGGCGATCACTGCTATTTCGTGCACTCCTACCATTTCCGTGTCGCGGACCCCGCAGAACGTCTGGCCCATGTGGATTATGGCGGCGATGTCACTGCGGTCATCGGCAAGGGCACCATGCTGGGCATGCAGTTTCACCCGGAGAAAAGCCAGCATGTGGGCCTGCGGATGATCGGCAACTTCCTAACCTGGAAACCCTGAGCCACTGCCGGATCAGGCCGCCCCTTTGCGCATCGAGACCGGCGCGCAGCCATAGGCACGGCGAAAGGCACGGGTGAAGCCTTCGGGCGAATCATAGGCATAGCGCCGCGCCACCGCATCGACCCGGTCGCCACGCTGCAGATCCTGCCGCGCCAGCGTCAGGCGCCAGCGACGCAGATAGCTCATCGGGCTTTCCCCCACCTGCTGCGAGAATAGTTCCGAAAACCGCGACAGGGATAGGCCCGCTTCGGTCGCCAGATCCTGCGTGGTCCAGACCCGCCCCGGACGGTCGTGCATCGCGACGATCGCCCGTGCAAGGCGCGCGTCGGACAGCCCTGCCAGAAGCCCAGGCTCTGCCGTGCCCGCCTCGATCAGGTGACGCAGCAGCCGCACCATCGCCGCCTGCCCCAGGCTGGCCAGGATGCTTTGTGCACCGCAGCGGCGCACCTCTACCTCCTGCCGGATCAGATCGAGGATCGCCCGCAGCTCTGGCGCGGCGTCCAGGGAGACTTCCACCCGCTCCGGCAGGGCCGCGACCAGTGGGTTATGGGCGCCGGACCACTCCACCCGCAGGGAAAGGCAAGCCTCCTGCTCGGAGGCCTCGCCCCGAGCAACAGGATGAAAAACCAGCCGTGACAATCCAGCCGCCGCATCGCCACAGGCGACAAGATTGGCATCCTGCGGTTCTGCCGGCTCCACCACCATGTGAAAGCGCGCCATGAGGCTCGACAATCTGTCCACGACCTGTCCTCCAATCGGCATTATCGGAATAAATGTCAGGTTATTCGGATTTTTCAAGCCGAAATTCACCTCATAGAGAGCGCATCACCACTCACGGGCCTCCGGCCCAACATTCATGACACGGAGACTTTTCATGCTGATGCCCCGCCAGAAAACCCCGAACCTCAACCTGCCGCTCTTGGGCGGTGGCACCTTTGATCTTGCCACAGAGGACAGCAGCCGCGGCACGGTGATCTGCTTTTATCGCGGCCTGCATTGCCCGATCTGCGCCAACTACCTGAAAGAGCTGGAAAAGAAGACCGCCGATTTCGCCGAGCGCGGTGTCGGCACCATCGCCATCAGCACCGACGGTCAAGAGCGCACCCGCGAGATGGCCGAAAAGGTGGAGGCCAAGGGCCTGCGCTTTGCCTATGACCTGCCCCTGCAAGTGGCCAAGGATTGGGGGCTCTATATCTCCACCTCGCGCGGCAAGACCTCCATTGGAATCGAAGAACCGGCGCTCTTTTCCGAACCCGGCCTTTTCATGGTGACGCCCGAGCAGACGCTTTACTATGGATCGGTCCAGACCATGCCTTTTGTACGGCCGCATTTCTCGGAGCTGGTCTCGGCCCTCGATTTCGCCATTGCCAACGATTATCCGGCGCGGGGCGAATACACCGGCGCGGTCTGACCCGCGGTCATCCGTAAAACGTCACCCTTCGGGCCGCCCCGACGCGGCCCGAAGGACAGGAATGGACAGGCCAGCCGCTTCGCGGCATATGAGGTGGACTTGAAACCGCGTCAGGCCCCGCCCCCTTGCAGATCAGACTGGAAAAATTCGACCACCACAGCGGGCGCCATCGCTATTGCGTGTTGCGACTGAGCCAGACCCTGTTCGGGGATTGGTGCGTGGAACAGGCGCTGGGGCCGATCGCTGCCCCTGGCGGGCAGGAGCGGCGCGCCTATTTCAGCCAGCACGCCGAAGCCCTGCAGCTGTTCGAGGCGGTCCGGGATCGCCATGTGGGCCGCGGCTACGTGCCGATCCCGGTTCAGTTGGGGCTGCTCTGATATCGAAGGCAGCAGCCCGCCGGATCAGTTGACCCGCGTCCAGGTCTGCCCCCGGCAGATCAGACCGCCTGCAACGCAGCCCTTCACCTCCAAGCGGTTGCCATTGAGCAACATCTTCGACTTGTAGGTCTTGTCCGCATCCGGCGCCCAGATCTTGCCACCCGAATAGCTGCCGTTCCCGTCAGCTTTCATATCCCAAATCAAACGCTTACCGAGATGTTCGTAGTCTGCCGTCACCCCGCCCCCGGCGCCATAGGCCTTGGCGATGGTGCCGCAAATGCTTGAGCCGCAGGGCGCGATATCCACGTGCAGATAGCCGCCTTCCTCGCCCTCTTGGGTCTTCCACTTGCCGGCGACCTGATCGGCAAGGGCGCCGGTGGCCAGTGTCAGGGCAACGGTCAGCCCCAGTGTCAGTGTCTTCATGGTGTTTCCTCCCTCTTTGCCACCAGTTTGGCGCGAGGCGGGCTTTTCAGGCAAGGTTGACTTTAGGTCGCGTTGCAATCCCGGCGGCGCCCTGCCATAGAACCGGCAAAACCCTGCCGCCGTGCAGGCTGTGCACCAACGAGACGACAAGGACGGCTGACCATGATCCTCTATCCCGCAATCGACCTCAAGGATGGCCAGGCCGTGCGCCTGTTGCACGGGGACATGGACAAGACCACCGTGTTCAACGACAACCCCGCCGCCCAGGCGCTGGAGTTCGTCGCGGCAGGCTGTGAATGGCTGCATCTGGTCGATCTGAATGGCGCCTTCGCCGGTGAGCCGGTCAATGCCGCCCCGGTCGAGGAGATCCTGAAACAGTGCAAGGTGCCCGCCCAGCTCGGTGGTGGCATCCGCGACATGAAGACCATCGAGAACTGGATCGACAAGGGGCTGGCCCGCGTGATCCTGGGCACCGTGGCGGTGGAAAACCCCGATCTGGTACGCGAGGCCGCGCGCGCATTCCCCGGCAAGGTCGCCGTCGGCATCGACGCCCGCAATGGCCGCGTGGCCACCAAGGGCTGGGCCGAGGAAACCGACGTGATGGTCACCGACCTCGCCAAGTCTTTCGAGGACGCAGGGGTTGCCGCCATCATCTACACGGACATCATGCGGGACGGCGCAATGAAGGGCCCGAACGTAGAAGCCACCGCCGATCTCGCCAATGCGGTCTCGATTCCGGTGATCGCCTCGGGCGGCGTCTCCTCGCTCGATGATCTGCGGGCACTCAAATCCTGCGGCGCGCCGCTCAATGGCGCCATCTCGGGCCGCGCGCTTTATGATGGCGCCATCGACCTGAGTGAGGCACTAGCCGTCTTGAAAGGATAGCCCATTCCCAATCGCCTGCGGCACCGCGCCGCTTTGTGCAGGCAGTGGAAAGTGGGCTTGGTAAAGACACTTCAAAAGGTGCCTCATGTCCGTGATTTCAAAAACGCCCCTGCCCGCGCATTCACATCTTTGGGCCAATGTG
It encodes:
- a CDS encoding TetR/AcrR family transcriptional regulator, with translation MSQTNVKSRHHHGDLKPALIKAGIDLLEEGGIKALSLRKCAARAGVSHAAPAHHFDGLAGLKQAIAEEGFRLFSHYLRSACDSGPQDPRDRLRSLCRGYLQFGLDHPGILAVIFGDEGLASLVQFGGKEKADAYLTLRDVAAPFVAPGQDRLVVETQIWSLIHGFTVLYLAGEFGSPPPPIDEGPFAQVIALLEALQPATAP
- the hisH gene encoding imidazole glycerol phosphate synthase subunit HisH, whose translation is MLTAIIDYESGNLHSAEKAFQRMAQEVDAGEVVVTSDADVVARADRLVLPGDGAFPACAAELRGHKGIYDAMVHAVEDKGRPFLGICVGMQLMATTGHEYEDTPGLDWVGGDVVKITPEDPALKVPHMGWNDLVIDHDHPVFDGISSGDHCYFVHSYHFRVADPAERLAHVDYGGDVTAVIGKGTMLGMQFHPEKSQHVGLRMIGNFLTWKP
- a CDS encoding helix-turn-helix transcriptional regulator, which produces MPIGGQVVDRLSSLMARFHMVVEPAEPQDANLVACGDAAAGLSRLVFHPVARGEASEQEACLSLRVEWSGAHNPLVAALPERVEVSLDAAPELRAILDLIRQEVEVRRCGAQSILASLGQAAMVRLLRHLIEAGTAEPGLLAGLSDARLARAIVAMHDRPGRVWTTQDLATEAGLSLSRFSELFSQQVGESPMSYLRRWRLTLARQDLQRGDRVDAVARRYAYDSPEGFTRAFRRAYGCAPVSMRKGAA
- a CDS encoding peroxiredoxin-like family protein, whose translation is MLMPRQKTPNLNLPLLGGGTFDLATEDSSRGTVICFYRGLHCPICANYLKELEKKTADFAERGVGTIAISTDGQERTREMAEKVEAKGLRFAYDLPLQVAKDWGLYISTSRGKTSIGIEEPALFSEPGLFMVTPEQTLYYGSVQTMPFVRPHFSELVSALDFAIANDYPARGEYTGAV
- a CDS encoding WGR domain-containing protein; the protein is MQIRLEKFDHHSGRHRYCVLRLSQTLFGDWCVEQALGPIAAPGGQERRAYFSQHAEALQLFEAVRDRHVGRGYVPIPVQLGLL
- a CDS encoding DUF2147 domain-containing protein; translation: MKTLTLGLTVALTLATGALADQVAGKWKTQEGEEGGYLHVDIAPCGSSICGTIAKAYGAGGGVTADYEHLGKRLIWDMKADGNGSYSGGKIWAPDADKTYKSKMLLNGNRLEVKGCVAGGLICRGQTWTRVN
- the hisA gene encoding 1-(5-phosphoribosyl)-5-[(5-phosphoribosylamino)methylideneamino]imidazole-4-carboxamide isomerase, which encodes MILYPAIDLKDGQAVRLLHGDMDKTTVFNDNPAAQALEFVAAGCEWLHLVDLNGAFAGEPVNAAPVEEILKQCKVPAQLGGGIRDMKTIENWIDKGLARVILGTVAVENPDLVREAARAFPGKVAVGIDARNGRVATKGWAEETDVMVTDLAKSFEDAGVAAIIYTDIMRDGAMKGPNVEATADLANAVSIPVIASGGVSSLDDLRALKSCGAPLNGAISGRALYDGAIDLSEALAVLKG